The proteins below come from a single Triticum aestivum cultivar Chinese Spring chromosome 5D, IWGSC CS RefSeq v2.1, whole genome shotgun sequence genomic window:
- the LOC123125899 gene encoding uncharacterized protein isoform X1, translating to MADKGKGKADARYEPWQRRRQGAAGTETEAVDDTAGTSFLAAPGGGGGSGPSQSQWRLPTPVGNLALGRGGGSVHAGFSQFPPTRQPVGNLADNGPPQHAQIGNAGAPQGHGSTVIDQQRLRGQPSSSRARAPGCSCCGGAPATRIVLKIPMCEACYRDAFMGNAPQQHAQIGYAGAPRGAVRNPAHNGPPQHAQMGPPSLHTLAPPPERQSSSRAREQQLQVQAELQALDAMRLQVANILNNPFSLVGSGPANPAPQWQSSSPGPGCYSNIFTGNQGHGSAAIDQQRQLDLLLSTRGSPPSFRVQSPLPATCWPAMRL from the exons ATGGCGGACAAGGGGAAGGGGAAAGCCGACGCCCGGTATGAGCCATGGCAGCGGCGGCGTCAGGGTGCAGCGGGGACGGAGACTGAAGCCGTCGACGACACTGCCGGTACTTCGTTTCTTGCAGCTCCCGGTGGCGGGGGCGGGTCGGGTCCCTCTCAGTCGCAATGGAGGCTACCAACGCCGGTGGGCAATTTAG CTCTGGGTCGCGGGGGCGGGTCAGTGCACGCGGGGTTCTCTCAGTTTCCACCGACGAGGCAGCCGGTGGGCAATTTAG CAGACAACGGGCCCCCGCAGCACGCGCAGATCGGCAACGCCGGTGCGCCTCAGGGTCACGGCAGTACTGTCATTGATCAGCAGCGCCTCCGCGGCCAGCCTTCTTCTTCACGGGCAAGAGCACCAGGATGCTCTTGTTGCGGCGGAGCGCCCGCCACGCGGATTGTTCTCAAGATACCCATGTGCGAGGCTTGCTACAGGGATGCATTCATGGGCAACGCGCCTCAGCAGCACGCGCAGATTGGCTACGCCGGTGCGCCTCGGGGAGCAGTGCGCAATCCAG CCCACAATGGGCCTCCGCAGCACGCGCAGATGGGGCCTCCATCCCTCCACACCTTGGCACCGCCACCGGAGCGGCAGTCTTCTTCACGGGCAAGGGAGCAGCAGCTCCAGGTCCAGGCTGAGCTGCAAGCGCTGGATGCGATGAGGCTGCAGGTGGCCAATATTCTGAACAACCCTTTTTCGCTCGTCGGATCGGGCCCGGCGAACCCAGCGCCTCAGTGGCAGTCTTCTTCACCAGGACCAGGATGTTACAGCAATATCTTCACCGGCAACCAGGGTCACGGCAGTGCTGCCATTGATCAGCAGCGCCAgctcgacctcctcctcagcacgcgcGGATCGCCTCCAAGCTTCCGAGTCCAGTCCCCACTCCCAGCAACGTGCTGGCCGGCAATGCGTCTCTGA
- the LOC123125898 gene encoding BTB/POZ and MATH domain-containing protein 1-like: MKTCKTVSTCTPLEEAQGTHMFDILGYSKHRGMGHDRDSYIRSGFFTVGGHNWAISFFPDGFSGYGQDYISVYLVLVSHRTKVRASCDMRLVDQYTGCSFSVHNIGPRIFNPADTTRVAPQTPCFIRRDEIEGSAYLRDDRLTIECVVTVFKKPHVSETKPFRVIDMPPADMTEHVAKLLEEKKGFDVSFIVGGGTIEAHRFVLAMQSPVFKAELYGSMREARPGQCITIKDIGEDTEMVRLLLVAADRYAMDRLKLVCQSILCEDLNKDTVATTLALADQHNCLQLKDACLQFIELSGFKDLKATCPSFIEDLLKKRRKVS; this comes from the exons ATGAAGACATGTAAGACGGTGTCCACGTGCACCCCACTTGAGGAGGCTCAAGGCACACATATGTTTGATATCTTGGGTTACAGCAAGCACAGGGGCATGGGCCACGACCGCGACAGCTATATTCGGTCCGGGTTTTTCACCGTCGGCGGCCACAACTGGGCCATCTCCTTCTTCCCTGATGGTTTCAGTGGATATGGCCAAGATTACATCTCAGTTTATCTCGTGCTTGTGAGCCACAGAACTAAAGTCCGGGCATCCTGCGACATGAGGCTGGTGGACCAGTACACCGGATGCTCGTTTTCAGTGCATAACATAGGACCTAGGATTTTCAATCCCGCTGATACTACTAGGGTTGCTCCACAGACTCCTTGTTTCATAAGGCGGGACGAGATCGAGGGATCTGCATACCTTAGGGATGATCGCCTCACGATTGAATGCGTTGTCACTGTCTTCAAGAAGCCACATGTTAGTGAAACCAAACCGTTCCGCGTAATCGACATGCCACCAGCTGACATGACTGAGCATGTTGCCAAGCTGCTCGAAGAAAAGAAGGGATTTGATGTCAgtttcattgttggaggagggaccATTGAAGCGCATAGGTTTGTTCTCGCTATGCAATCGCCTGTTTTTAAAGCAGAGCTCTATGGGTCAATGCGGGAGGCAAGGCCGGGGCAGTGCATAACCATCAAGGACAT CGGTGAGGATACTGAGATGGTCCGGCTTTTACTAGTGGCTGCTGACAGATATGCAATGGATAGACTCAAGTTGGTTTGCCAAAGCATCCTTTGTGAGGATCTGAACAAGGACACCGTGGCAACCACATTGGCTTTAGCTGACCAACATAACTGCCTCCAGCTTAAGGATGCTTGCCTTCAGTTTATCGAATTATCGGGTTTCAAGGATCTCAAAGCGACTTGCCCATCTTTCATAGAGGACCtattgaagaagagaagaaaagTTTCATGA
- the LOC123125899 gene encoding uncharacterized protein isoform X2: MADKGKGKADARYEPWQRRRQGAAGTETEAVDDTAGTSFLAAPGGGGGSGPSQSQWRLPTPVGNLALGRGGGSVHAGFSQFPPTRQPVGNLDNGPPQHAQIGNAGAPQGHGSTVIDQQRLRGQPSSSRARAPGCSCCGGAPATRIVLKIPMCEACYRDAFMGNAPQQHAQIGYAGAPRGAVRNPAHNGPPQHAQMGPPSLHTLAPPPERQSSSRAREQQLQVQAELQALDAMRLQVANILNNPFSLVGSGPANPAPQWQSSSPGPGCYSNIFTGNQGHGSAAIDQQRQLDLLLSTRGSPPSFRVQSPLPATCWPAMRL, encoded by the exons ATGGCGGACAAGGGGAAGGGGAAAGCCGACGCCCGGTATGAGCCATGGCAGCGGCGGCGTCAGGGTGCAGCGGGGACGGAGACTGAAGCCGTCGACGACACTGCCGGTACTTCGTTTCTTGCAGCTCCCGGTGGCGGGGGCGGGTCGGGTCCCTCTCAGTCGCAATGGAGGCTACCAACGCCGGTGGGCAATTTAG CTCTGGGTCGCGGGGGCGGGTCAGTGCACGCGGGGTTCTCTCAGTTTCCACCGACGAGGCAGCCGGTGGGCAATTTAG ACAACGGGCCCCCGCAGCACGCGCAGATCGGCAACGCCGGTGCGCCTCAGGGTCACGGCAGTACTGTCATTGATCAGCAGCGCCTCCGCGGCCAGCCTTCTTCTTCACGGGCAAGAGCACCAGGATGCTCTTGTTGCGGCGGAGCGCCCGCCACGCGGATTGTTCTCAAGATACCCATGTGCGAGGCTTGCTACAGGGATGCATTCATGGGCAACGCGCCTCAGCAGCACGCGCAGATTGGCTACGCCGGTGCGCCTCGGGGAGCAGTGCGCAATCCAG CCCACAATGGGCCTCCGCAGCACGCGCAGATGGGGCCTCCATCCCTCCACACCTTGGCACCGCCACCGGAGCGGCAGTCTTCTTCACGGGCAAGGGAGCAGCAGCTCCAGGTCCAGGCTGAGCTGCAAGCGCTGGATGCGATGAGGCTGCAGGTGGCCAATATTCTGAACAACCCTTTTTCGCTCGTCGGATCGGGCCCGGCGAACCCAGCGCCTCAGTGGCAGTCTTCTTCACCAGGACCAGGATGTTACAGCAATATCTTCACCGGCAACCAGGGTCACGGCAGTGCTGCCATTGATCAGCAGCGCCAgctcgacctcctcctcagcacgcgcGGATCGCCTCCAAGCTTCCGAGTCCAGTCCCCACTCCCAGCAACGTGCTGGCCGGCAATGCGTCTCTGA